AAAGAGGAAACAAGGCGTTGCCGAAGCTCCTGGTTCTCGGCCTTGAGAGATACGTGCTCTAAGGCCCGCTCCATGGTTAATCGCAGCACATCGAAGTCCAGCGGCTTGGTCAGGTAGTCGTACGCTCCCGCCTTGATCGCTTCCACCGCCGATTCCACATTCGAATAGGCGGTCATGATGAGGATGGGGATGGAGGGATTATACGCCTTGATTTCCTTCAGCGCCTCGATGCCGCCCATGTCCGCCATGCGCACGTCCATGAGGATGAGATCGAAGGGCTTTTCCCTGGCCAGCGTAACGGCCTTTGTCCCGTCGTCGGCCCCTGCCGCCTTGTACCCCCAGCCGTTGATAAGAGCCAAAAGAATGGTGCGGTGCCCCTGGTCGTCGTCAACGATCAGAACGGTCGCTTTATGCTTTGCGGTCATGAAGCAACTCCTTCCGGCCGCCCCACAGGCAGGAGGATGTTGAAGGTGGTGCCCCGGTCGGGGGTGCTCTTAACCTTGACCTCTCCCCGGTGGGCCTCGATGATCTTTTGCACAATGGCCAAGCCAAGGCCGGTCCCGGAGGATTTTGTGGTGAAGTAGGGGTTAAAGATGCTCGACAGGCTCTCGGGCGCAATCCCCTTGCCCGAATCTTCCACCTCGATCCGCACGCCCCCTCGGCCGTCGGCGGCTGCCCTGACGGCAAGCGTCCCGCCGTTTTCCATGGCCTGGATGGCGTTGAGGTAGAGGTTGAGTAAGGCCTGGGTGAGGCGGTCGGGGTCGATGGCGATGACGGGCAGGCCTGCATTCCGGTCGAAGGTGACTGTGATTTTTTTTCCTTCGGCGTCCTGGCGGACCAGCCGGAGGGAATGCTCGATGAGACTGCCCACGTCCGTCGAACGCGTCTTCAGGTCCGATGGCCGGGCAAAGTCCAGGAGTTCCGTGATGACCCGGTTGAGCCTGTCCACCTCCTGGGCCATGACGGCGGCTAGCTCCCGGCCCTGGCTACCCTCGGCGCACTGCCCCTCGAAGTATTTGGCGAAACCCTTGATTGAGGAGAGGGGGTTTCTGATCTCATGGGCGACGCCGGCGGCCAGGCTGCCCAGGGCGGCGAGTTTTTCCTTGCGGCGCACTTCTTCCTGGAGCCTTCTTACCTCGCCCAGGTCCCGGAAAATGAAGAGATTGCCCAGGTGGGTTCCCTCCTCATTGAGAATCTTCGACGCGCTGAGGCTCAAGGGAAGATTTTTTTCTCCGTCAAAGGAGCACTCCGTTTCGTGCTCCATGACGGGTTCCCCTTTGTCGACAACATCCCTGAGGCTGCACCAGGCCCCGGGCAAAACCTCCTCAGGGATCTTGCCCATGATGTCGGCCGCCTTGAGCCCAGAAATCCTCTCGGCTGCGCTGTTGACCACGGCCAGCTTGCCGTCGCTGTCCGTGGTGATGAGCCCCACGGGAAGGTTGTTTATGATCTCCGAAGCAAAGGCCCTCGTGTCCTGGAGTTGCCGTCTGGAAAATCGGTAGCTTTGCGCCCAAAACAGGGTCATGACGCCGCCCACGCCAAGCAGAAGCAGGATGGCCGACAATATGACCGTATTGTGCATGTCCTCGGCTAAGGCCGCGTCAAAGGGGGCGACATCAAACGCGATGAAGATGGCTTGCCTTCCGGTCCCCTGCGAGGAACCCGGTCTGCTCCAGGGGCACGCGTATTGCCAAACCTCTTCTTCACAATACTCCGCAGCATCACGGCGGGCCAGGGGCGCGAAGTCGCGGTAGACCTCAAAGGCCTTCCGCCCATCCGCCAGGCTTGTGACCCGCCATTTTTCCTTCGCCCCGATGGCGAGCGCCTTCATTTCCTCGGGGCCGTGGAGCCTTGAGCCGATCTTGCCTTTGTCGCTATCGGCCAGGATCAGGCCATCCTCACCCGTCACGGCTAGATAGAAGATTCCGGGCTGGTTCGCCATCTCCTCAAGGAGCACCTGAAACTGGTCGCCCCTCCAGTGCATCCCCATGCCCGTTCGCGCTCCCGACTCGAAGGCCTTAATAAGGGCCGCTCCCTTTTCAAGAAGCGTCTGAGCAGTGAGGCTTTTCTCCCGGTGGGTGTTCCTCATGGTCATGACGACGACGATTCCAACCAAAATGAAAACCGAACCGAGGTAGAGCCAGGGCGGAACGTTCGCCACGACCTTGCGCCACACCTTTGGTCTTTTTTGCATAATCACCTCTCTTCCGAACAAACCGGCCAATAAGCCGCCGGCTGGAAACACATTAAGCCTGCCGCGTAAAAAGTAAACGGATAGAGAAAAAAATGCGAGTAGGCTTTACTCGCATCCGCATCGCGCCGGCCAGCACTTCTGAACCTTCGTAAAACATAATCATTTAATTTAAGTATGTTAGCTAAATAATAAAGCTTTGGCACATCCCTTGCTTTAAGGGGATCAACCAAGGCGGTTTAAAAGATGGCAACATCCCACGCCAAACTAGGAGGTTGTCCATGATGTGGGACTGTGGATTCCCTCTCTCCTCTCCCTGGATGGGGGGCACAACCTTCTGGGGGCTGGGAACGATTCTGCTGCTGACCGCGCTCTTGGGACTTTTCCTCTTCGTCTCAAGGAGAGCTGACAAAACCAGTCGCGCCGACAGGGACGATTCCTTGGGAATCATCAAGGAGCGGCTGGCAAGAGGAGAGATCAACCCGGAAGAGTATCGGGAAATGAAGAAGGTCTTGGAACAGGCGTAACGAACGGGCTTAGGCCCACAAAACAAACTGGGGAGTCTTTCATGTTCAAGCACATCACACGCCGTATGTCTGTCGGTTTGGCC
This genomic interval from Solidesulfovibrio carbinoliphilus subsp. oakridgensis contains the following:
- a CDS encoding PAS domain-containing sensor histidine kinase, whose protein sequence is MAGLFGREVIMQKRPKVWRKVVANVPPWLYLGSVFILVGIVVVMTMRNTHREKSLTAQTLLEKGAALIKAFESGARTGMGMHWRGDQFQVLLEEMANQPGIFYLAVTGEDGLILADSDKGKIGSRLHGPEEMKALAIGAKEKWRVTSLADGRKAFEVYRDFAPLARRDAAEYCEEEVWQYACPWSRPGSSQGTGRQAIFIAFDVAPFDAALAEDMHNTVILSAILLLLGVGGVMTLFWAQSYRFSRRQLQDTRAFASEIINNLPVGLITTDSDGKLAVVNSAAERISGLKAADIMGKIPEEVLPGAWCSLRDVVDKGEPVMEHETECSFDGEKNLPLSLSASKILNEEGTHLGNLFIFRDLGEVRRLQEEVRRKEKLAALGSLAAGVAHEIRNPLSSIKGFAKYFEGQCAEGSQGRELAAVMAQEVDRLNRVITELLDFARPSDLKTRSTDVGSLIEHSLRLVRQDAEGKKITVTFDRNAGLPVIAIDPDRLTQALLNLYLNAIQAMENGGTLAVRAAADGRGGVRIEVEDSGKGIAPESLSSIFNPYFTTKSSGTGLGLAIVQKIIEAHRGEVKVKSTPDRGTTFNILLPVGRPEGVAS
- a CDS encoding SHOCT domain-containing protein, which produces MMWDCGFPLSSPWMGGTTFWGLGTILLLTALLGLFLFVSRRADKTSRADRDDSLGIIKERLARGEINPEEYREMKKVLEQA